In Nitrospira sp., a single genomic region encodes these proteins:
- a CDS encoding DUF488 family protein: protein MAATLVRIKRIYEPAMKGDGYRILVDRLWPRSVSKVAARIDLWMRDIAPSTILRRWFNHDPVKWEEFCKRYRIELREQQPLLDAVRQQAKEGPVTLVYSARDERFNQAVALQLVLKQSITRKRSTT from the coding sequence ATGGCCGCGACCCTGGTCAGGATCAAGCGCATCTACGAGCCGGCGATGAAGGGCGATGGGTATCGGATTCTGGTGGATCGGCTGTGGCCGCGGAGTGTCTCGAAAGTCGCGGCACGCATTGATCTGTGGATGCGAGACATTGCCCCGTCCACGATCTTGCGGCGCTGGTTCAATCATGATCCGGTCAAGTGGGAAGAGTTTTGCAAGCGGTATCGGATCGAATTAAGGGAACAGCAGCCACTGCTCGACGCGGTCCGGCAGCAGGCGAAGGAAGGACCTGTCACGCTGGTGTATTCTGCCCGGGACGAACGATTCAATCAGGCGGTGGCGCTCCAACTGGTGTTGAAACAATCAATCACACGAAAGCGAAGCACGACATGA
- a CDS encoding aldo/keto reductase encodes MTLMAYNGISIPSFMYGTAWKKEATSQLVQLAVASGFTAIDTANQLIHYQEALVGDALLNLATQGFKRESLFLQTKFTSVDGQDHRTPYEASADLTTQVNQSFQSSLSHLHTDYLDSYVLHGPYSRRGLGAADWEVWAAIEAFYDSGKAKMIGVSNVSAEQLSLLCAKARHKPMVVQNRCYAAFGWDKEVRDLCRANQIMYQGFSLLTANREVFTEPDVRAMAVKYGAGLAQIVFRFAMQIGMLPLTGTTNPEHMKEDLAADQFTLTAEEVQRIETIGL; translated from the coding sequence ATGACTTTGATGGCATATAACGGTATCTCGATTCCTTCCTTCATGTACGGCACGGCCTGGAAGAAAGAGGCGACGAGCCAGTTGGTGCAACTCGCTGTGGCGTCAGGCTTTACGGCAATCGACACGGCGAATCAGCTCATCCACTATCAGGAAGCCCTGGTTGGGGACGCGTTACTTAATCTGGCCACGCAGGGGTTTAAACGGGAGTCGCTGTTTCTTCAGACCAAGTTTACCTCGGTTGACGGGCAGGACCATCGGACGCCCTATGAGGCGAGTGCGGATCTTACAACACAGGTCAATCAGTCCTTTCAGAGTTCCTTGTCGCATCTCCACACCGACTATCTCGACTCCTATGTTCTGCATGGGCCTTATTCCAGGCGGGGATTGGGCGCGGCTGATTGGGAAGTCTGGGCGGCGATCGAGGCTTTCTACGATTCCGGCAAGGCTAAAATGATCGGTGTCAGCAATGTGTCGGCTGAACAGCTCTCGCTCTTATGCGCCAAGGCCAGGCATAAGCCGATGGTCGTGCAGAATCGCTGCTATGCTGCTTTCGGCTGGGACAAGGAAGTGCGGGATCTGTGTCGGGCGAACCAGATCATGTATCAAGGCTTCTCGCTCCTCACGGCGAATCGCGAGGTTTTTACGGAGCCTGATGTGCGCGCAATGGCGGTGAAGTACGGGGCCGGGCTCGCTCAGATTGTCTTCCGATTCGCCATGCAGATCGGGATGCTGCCCTTGACGGGGACCACGAATCCCGAACATATGAAGGAAGATCTGGCAGCGGATCAATTCACGTTGACGGCGGAAGAGGTGCAGCGGATTGAAACGATCGGATTGTAA
- a CDS encoding TIGR03862 family flavoprotein, whose amino-acid sequence MKIAIIGGGPAGLMAAESASAAGAQVDLYDAMPSVGRKFLLAGKGGLNLTHSEPVEKMLSRYGMRRTQIAPLLAGFGPEALRAWVKGLGIETFVGSSGRVFPKDMKSAPLLRAWLRRLRQAGVRFHVRHRWHGWDAQGALQFDSPEGKQLVRADAVILALGGGSWPQLGSDAAWVPWLAQRGVSVSPLRPANCGFDIAWTEIFKKKFAGHPVKSVALKIQTPAGGEKWQQGEFVVTSTGVEGGVIYSMSALLRDELATKGFAVLRLDLAPDRDLSSLTNDLAKPRGKKTMATHLERRLGMTGVKVGLLREVVSKEDFADPAKLAAAIKSLSLKLIATRPLAESISSAGGVIFEAVDARLMLREVPGVFCAGEMLDWEAPTGGYLLTACFASGRAAGAGAVAWFTPR is encoded by the coding sequence ATGAAGATCGCGATTATCGGAGGTGGTCCGGCAGGCCTGATGGCGGCGGAGAGTGCGAGCGCAGCGGGAGCGCAGGTGGACTTGTATGACGCCATGCCGTCGGTCGGGCGCAAATTCTTGCTGGCCGGGAAGGGTGGACTGAATCTCACGCATTCCGAGCCGGTCGAGAAAATGCTGTCGCGGTATGGGATGCGGCGGACTCAGATCGCTCCGCTCCTGGCCGGCTTTGGACCGGAGGCCCTGCGCGCCTGGGTCAAGGGACTGGGGATTGAGACATTTGTAGGATCGTCCGGTCGGGTGTTTCCGAAAGATATGAAGTCGGCTCCGTTGTTGCGGGCCTGGCTGCGGCGACTCCGTCAGGCCGGCGTTCGCTTTCATGTGCGGCATCGCTGGCATGGATGGGATGCGCAAGGCGCGCTGCAGTTTGACTCTCCCGAGGGGAAGCAGCTCGTTCGTGCCGACGCGGTGATCCTCGCGCTCGGCGGAGGGAGTTGGCCGCAGCTGGGTTCGGATGCGGCCTGGGTGCCATGGCTCGCTCAGCGCGGCGTCTCGGTGAGTCCGTTGCGCCCGGCTAACTGCGGGTTCGATATTGCCTGGACGGAAATTTTCAAGAAGAAGTTCGCCGGCCATCCGGTGAAGTCTGTGGCGTTGAAAATTCAGACGCCGGCGGGCGGAGAAAAGTGGCAGCAAGGCGAATTCGTCGTGACCTCGACGGGCGTAGAGGGGGGCGTGATCTACTCGATGTCCGCACTGCTCCGTGATGAACTTGCCACCAAGGGATTCGCCGTCTTGCGGCTGGATTTGGCGCCTGACCGTGATCTCTCCAGTTTAACGAACGATCTTGCCAAGCCCCGCGGGAAAAAAACCATGGCGACGCATCTGGAGCGCCGGCTCGGCATGACCGGAGTAAAGGTCGGCCTTTTGCGTGAGGTCGTGTCGAAAGAAGACTTTGCCGATCCGGCGAAACTGGCCGCCGCGATCAAGTCGCTGTCGTTGAAACTGATTGCGACCAGGCCGCTGGCGGAGTCGATCAGTTCGGCCGGTGGCGTTATTTTTGAGGCGGTCGATGCCAGATTGATGTTGCGCGAGGTGCCGGGGGTCTTTTGCGCTGGAGAGATGCTGGATTGGGAGGCCCCGACGGGCGGGTATCTGCTCACGGCCTGCTTTGCCAGCGGCCGCGCAGCCGGCGCAGGAGCGGTGGCCTGGTTCACGCCCCGTTAA
- a CDS encoding DEAD/DEAH box helicase yields the protein MKSDHTEPSTAPSVHGFSPGFAALGLEGSLLATLDTLGYEEPTPIQRESIPPLLAGRDLLGQAATGTGKTASFALPMLQRLAHGAKQRPAALILVPTRELAIQVGEAVQRYGKELRISVLAVYGGQAIGPQLYALKRGVDVVVATPGRALDHIRRNTLQLKHVQMVVLDEADEMLDMGFADDLEAILTQTPADRQTALFSATMPPRIASIAHRHLKNPVEIKIAKELVKAGAAPRVLQTAYVVNRPYKVAALIRVLDLAAPKSALVFCRTRLEVDELTAGLAGRDYRAEAIHGGMSQPQRDRVMTAFKSGQTQILVATDVAARGLDIPSVSHVVNYDLPSSPEVYVHRIGRTGRAGREGEAITIVEPREHRLLRNIEQLTKAKIIVAQVPSVADLRTKRIERTLTSIRELLAAGDVEHFRSVVTVLAKDFELVDVAAAAVKLAHQAQGGDVEEQEIPSVQARVPDYSRPDYARPGMRRPSPMSGEMSRGIRPREAQGRPSARPTGGRTPNSARIYIGAGRAAGIRPGDLVGAIANEAKLGSAQIGGVEIEERFSLVEVPESMARDVIDALGRTRIKGQKVTVRLFRD from the coding sequence ATGAAATCCGATCACACTGAACCGTCCACCGCCCCCTCCGTTCATGGCTTTTCTCCCGGTTTTGCCGCACTTGGCCTCGAAGGCTCGTTGCTGGCGACGCTGGATACGCTGGGGTACGAAGAGCCCACGCCGATTCAGCGGGAGTCGATCCCTCCGTTGCTGGCAGGCCGCGATCTGTTGGGGCAGGCGGCCACCGGGACCGGGAAGACCGCCTCGTTTGCCTTGCCGATGTTGCAACGGCTGGCCCATGGCGCGAAGCAGCGCCCGGCGGCGCTGATCCTGGTGCCCACGCGTGAGTTGGCGATTCAGGTCGGTGAAGCGGTGCAGCGGTACGGCAAGGAGCTGCGGATTTCAGTACTGGCGGTGTACGGCGGGCAGGCGATCGGGCCGCAATTGTATGCGCTGAAGCGCGGTGTGGACGTTGTGGTGGCGACGCCCGGCCGGGCGCTCGACCACATTCGACGGAACACGCTGCAGCTGAAGCACGTGCAGATGGTGGTGTTGGACGAAGCGGATGAAATGCTGGATATGGGCTTTGCCGACGATCTGGAGGCAATTCTCACACAAACACCGGCGGATCGGCAGACGGCCCTGTTCTCGGCCACGATGCCGCCGCGCATCGCGTCGATTGCCCATCGGCACTTGAAGAATCCGGTCGAGATCAAGATCGCCAAGGAATTGGTCAAAGCCGGCGCCGCGCCGCGCGTGCTGCAAACGGCGTATGTGGTGAATCGTCCTTACAAAGTGGCGGCCCTGATACGGGTGCTGGATCTGGCGGCTCCGAAGTCGGCGCTGGTTTTCTGCCGGACCCGGTTGGAGGTCGATGAATTGACGGCCGGCCTGGCGGGACGGGATTATCGTGCTGAAGCCATTCATGGCGGCATGAGCCAGCCGCAACGGGACCGCGTTATGACCGCGTTTAAGTCCGGGCAAACGCAAATTCTGGTGGCCACGGATGTCGCGGCGCGCGGCTTGGATATTCCGAGCGTCTCCCATGTGGTGAATTATGACTTGCCGTCTTCTCCCGAAGTGTACGTGCATCGGATCGGCCGTACCGGCCGGGCCGGTCGTGAAGGGGAGGCGATTACTATCGTCGAACCGCGCGAACACCGGTTGCTTCGGAATATCGAACAGTTGACCAAGGCGAAAATTATTGTCGCCCAAGTGCCCAGCGTGGCCGATCTGCGGACCAAGCGGATCGAGCGGACGTTGACGTCGATTCGAGAGCTGCTAGCCGCAGGCGATGTGGAGCATTTCCGGTCTGTCGTGACGGTATTGGCCAAAGATTTTGAATTGGTCGATGTGGCGGCGGCAGCGGTAAAGCTGGCGCATCAGGCGCAGGGCGGGGATGTCGAAGAGCAGGAGATTCCTTCCGTGCAAGCCAGAGTGCCGGACTATTCCCGTCCGGACTATGCGCGACCGGGGATGCGGCGTCCGTCGCCGATGTCCGGCGAGATGTCGCGCGGTATCCGGCCTCGCGAGGCGCAGGGGCGGCCGAGCGCCAGACCGACCGGCGGTCGGACGCCGAACTCTGCCCGGATCTACATCGGGGCCGGCCGTGCCGCGGGCATCAGGCCGGGCGATTTGGTGGGCGCGATTGCGAACGAAGCCAAGCTGGGGTCCGCTCAGATCGGCGGCGTTGAAATCGAAGAACGCTTTTCGCTCGTGGAAGTTCCGGAATCCATGGCACGCGACGTGATCGACGCGTTGGGCCGCACCAGGATTAAGGGACAGAAGGTCACGGTCAGGCTGTTCCGCGACTAG